The following coding sequences lie in one Paenibacillus durus ATCC 35681 genomic window:
- a CDS encoding DNA adenine methylase yields MKVPRILHYPGSKWSMANWIISHMPPHTTYLEPYFGSGAVLFNKPPSALETVNDLDGDVVNLFRVIRDRPNELAHMVQWTPYSREEYYRSYEESADTLEKARRFLVRTWQAIGAKTSDRTGWRSNIQYDKAPHKIWPKQWREIPLEILQCCDRLKDVQLENQPALQLLERYRFPDVCIYADPPYLLETRASRMYKHEMAEEGETDEEAHLKLLDALDAHPGPVLLSGYSHPLYDERLKHWQRNERAATADRGKPRIEVLWINPVAAGEVGQLQLF; encoded by the coding sequence ATGAAAGTCCCTCGCATATTACACTACCCCGGCAGCAAATGGAGCATGGCTAACTGGATCATCAGCCACATGCCGCCGCACACAACATACCTAGAGCCGTACTTCGGCAGCGGGGCGGTGTTGTTCAATAAGCCTCCGTCAGCACTTGAAACAGTAAACGATCTGGATGGAGACGTAGTGAACCTATTCCGCGTCATTAGAGATCGGCCGAATGAACTGGCACATATGGTTCAGTGGACGCCATACAGCCGGGAGGAATACTACCGTTCCTACGAAGAGTCTGCGGATACGTTAGAGAAGGCCCGGCGCTTCCTGGTCCGGACCTGGCAGGCAATTGGGGCAAAGACAAGCGACCGCACCGGCTGGCGCAGCAACATCCAGTACGACAAGGCTCCACACAAGATATGGCCGAAGCAGTGGCGGGAAATTCCCCTCGAGATCCTTCAGTGCTGCGACCGTTTAAAAGATGTTCAACTGGAAAATCAGCCAGCTTTGCAACTGCTTGAGCGATACCGCTTTCCAGATGTATGCATTTATGCGGACCCGCCTTATCTCCTTGAAACGAGGGCTTCACGAATGTACAAACACGAGATGGCCGAGGAAGGAGAAACTGACGAAGAGGCCCACCTTAAACTCCTGGATGCATTGGACGCGCATCCCGGACCGGTTCTACTTTCGGGATATTCGCACCCTTTGTACGATGAGAGACTGAAGCATTGGCAAAGAAACGAGAGGGCTGCTACAGCTGATCGGGGAAAGCCACGAATAGAAGTCCTTTGGATCAATCCGGTAGCAGCCGGAGAGGTCGGTCAGTTGCAGCTATTTTAA
- a CDS encoding IDEAL domain-containing protein, protein MFFISRSIYELILDANAEAVLEQAIRRFRWQQLLQKIDDALDRRDERAFYEYSAELIGLGNDD, encoded by the coding sequence GTGTTCTTCATTTCGCGATCTATATACGAGTTGATACTCGACGCCAACGCGGAGGCGGTGCTGGAACAGGCTATCCGGCGATTTCGCTGGCAGCAGCTCCTGCAGAAGATTGACGACGCACTGGACCGACGCGACGAGCGCGCCTTTTATGAATATTCAGCCGAATTGATCGGCTTGGGAAATGATGATTAG
- a CDS encoding crossover junction endodeoxyribonuclease RuvC — protein MKLLGIDHGTNYAGWATMENGKPIEFGLRDYSKIKMPEVLDAIYQDTFRMVEQEQPDLIILERPVHFRGSGVILALVGAYSMVTLAALHHGVQIREIRPSELKMQTGKGNADKETVAVEMQMLFNLDYDELAIPVLYKKDDPKGRYKKGDVQQRLFDPSDALALCWAYHQKYIRGVA, from the coding sequence ATGAAACTGCTAGGAATCGACCACGGTACAAACTACGCCGGTTGGGCGACGATGGAAAACGGAAAGCCGATTGAGTTCGGTCTTCGTGACTACAGCAAAATCAAGATGCCTGAAGTGTTGGATGCCATTTACCAAGATACTTTCCGGATGGTTGAGCAAGAGCAGCCGGATCTGATCATCCTGGAACGTCCGGTTCATTTTCGGGGGTCAGGCGTAATTTTGGCTCTCGTCGGCGCCTACTCCATGGTTACGCTAGCCGCTCTACATCACGGAGTCCAGATCAGGGAGATCCGGCCTTCCGAGCTCAAAATGCAGACTGGAAAAGGCAATGCTGACAAGGAAACGGTCGCTGTCGAAATGCAGATGCTGTTTAACTTGGATTACGACGAACTGGCGATCCCTGTCCTGTACAAAAAAGATGACCCGAAAGGCAGGTACAAGAAAGGGGACGTGCAGCAGCGGCTGTTCGACCCTTCCGACGCTTTGGCCCTTTGCTGGGCTTATCACCAAAAATATATCAGGGGAGTGGCTTAA
- a CDS encoding DUF6906 family protein: protein MKQGKRPNRRQKDEIKAAGLNADNWLVERDIKGKTPELIIIHRVSGKTRNVRRWA, encoded by the coding sequence ATGAAACAAGGGAAGCGGCCAAATCGCCGCCAGAAGGATGAAATCAAGGCGGCTGGCTTGAATGCAGACAATTGGCTAGTCGAGCGGGATATCAAAGGGAAAACGCCGGAACTGATAATTATTCACCGGGTTTCCGGCAAGACGCGGAATGTGCGGCGGTGGGCGTAA